The Proteiniphilum propionicum genome contains the following window.
GTACACCTACACCGCTTGCGCCATCGTCGGCACCCTGAACAGGCTGACGTTGCCTGCCGACATCTGTCTCCTCATCGGCAAAGGGGCGCGAGTCCCAATGGGCAAAAAGCAATACTCTCTTCTCTTTTTCTGGTTGATAGCTCCCAATGATATTGCGTACGGTCAAATTTTTGCCATCGTAGTGAGTAATATTGGCGCGCTGTTCTACTACCCGGGCACCAAATTCAGTCAGTTTTGCAACGAGATAATCGCCACAGGCATTGTGAGCTTCCGTACCGGGAACCCTGGGACCAAAACGCACCTGCTTCTCCACAAACAGATAGGCACTGTCGGCGTTAAATCCAGGTGATAGCCGCCGGTATGGCTCCATAACAACAGTATTCTTGCTTGACTGGCATGAGTTACACGAAATGGTAAACAGCAACCCGGTTATCAATAAAACCGGTATATATATTTTAGTTTTCACTTTCCTCTATTTTTTATTTCTGCAAAGTTATGACTTTCTAATCCGAAAATCTTTATAAATCAAACTTTATTATTACTAGTCTCCAATCAGCTGGCTCTGTTTCGTTCTTTTTCCTCCGGATTTTTTTCAGCCAATATTTTCTCTACTGATTCAATTACTTTCCCGTCAGTAAATCTTTAATTTGTAACGCTTCAACCTGTTCTGGCTACTCTTATTCTCACAATAAATGTCACTTGCATACAGCAAGAAGGTGAAAAATCAAAGGTATACCCTACTTATTCTTCTGATATGAGAAATCTGAAATTCCTATGTTGGAATATGTTTCTTTTAGTGCATCTTCGTCATCAGAAATAACCAATAGTTTATCTCCTGCATGCAGTTCGGTTTGACCGGTCGGCACAAAATACTGCTCTTCTCGTTTAATCATAACCACCAGAGTTTTGTCGGGCAGCGGCATCTCTATCAGATTTTTACCATATGTCAATGTCTCTTCGGTAATTAAAATCTCTGTCATAGCAGATTTTATCTCTTCTGCAAACTCCACATCGAAATCTTCGAAAGCTTTATATTTTGGAGGATTTTCAGCCAGCCCCAGACACCTTGCAACAATAGGCAGGGAAGTCCCCTGTACAAGCAGGGAGACAATAGTTATTACGAATACAATATTGAAAATCCATCTTGCATCCTGCACTCCGGCTGCAAGAGGCAGAATAGCAAAAATAATTGGTACGGCACCTCTCAACCCGACCCAGGATACGTATAGTTTATCTTTGAGGCCTATCTCGCGGAAAGGAGTCAGCGAAAGAAAGACGGCTACCGGACGGCCGATAAATAACAAAAAAAATGATATAATCAATGCCGGTACCAGAACTTGCACCAGCTCGCCCGGGTTAACAAGCAATCCCAGTGTTAGAAAGAGCAGTATCTGGCTCATCCAGGCGAAACCATCCATAAACTTCATAGAAGTACGCTTATGAGAGAATTTTGAGTTCCCGATCACCAATCCGGCAATATATACAGCAAGATATCCGTTACCTTTCAGATAGTAGGTTAACGCAAAGATAAACACACCGAAAGTTAACAGTAAAATTGGATAAAGTGAGGCGTTATCCATTCTGATGCGGTTGATAATGATTACCGCAGCTCTTCCAAGAAGATAACCCATTGCCGTACCTACCACCAGCTGAACAAGTATGTTAAAGGCTACCATTCCGATATTGGGATCACCTCCCGACTGAATGATGCTCATAAACATAAGGGTAAGCATATACGCCATGGGGTCGTTACTACCACTCTCAAGCTCAAGCAAAGGCCTCAGATTATTCTTTAGTACCAATCCTTTGGAGCGAAGTATCCCGAAAACAGAAGCTGAATCGGTAGAAGAGAAGGTAGAGGCTAGCAGCATAGCTGTCAGCAGGCTTATTCCCAAAGAAGGAAACATAAGTCCCGACAACCAGTAGGTGAAAAATCCTGTAAGTATAGCTGTAATTAGTACGCCTAACGTGGCAAGAACTGCACCCGGCCATATTACCGGCCTTATCTCAGTAAACCTGGTATCTAACCCTCCGGAAAAAAGGATGATAGTCAAACAGATTGTTCCTATAGTCTGTGCGGTTTGAACATTGTCGAAAATCAAACCGAACCCATCGGATCCGAAAACCATTCCCACAACTAGAAAAAGCAACAATACAGGAACACCAAAACGATGTCCGGCCTTTCCGACCAGCATGCTTATAAAAAACAAGACAGATCCTACAAGTAACATCAACTCTGTACTGATCGTCATTATGAATAATTTTGTTTATTGAATGAATGTGATATAATCACCACCTATGTTCAACGAGGCATGTTCACCCATGATAAGAGGGTAGTTCTGTTTCACATGCCCCACCGGAAAATCAAAACATACCGGAAAATCGTATTCTCTCACTGCATTGAATATCGATTCTTGTAATGATGAGTACATCCGGGCATCCTCTTCGTAGCCAGTGAACTGTCCAACGATCAACCCTCCGGTTTTCTCAAAGACACCTGAAAGCTTTAACTGATATATCATCCTGTCAACCCGGTATGGAGCTTCACCGATATCCTCTATAAACAAGATGCCTTTGTTGGGGATTTTTACAAACTTAGTACCCATAAGAGCACAAAAGACTGACAGGTTGCCTCCGAAGAGCCTGCCTTCAGCAGTTCCCCTGCGATTCAGAATATCATACTGCCTCACAGGCATCCGATACTCAACAGATTCACCAAACAGGAGACTTCGCATATATCTGACAGCTTCATCTTCTGCTCCTTCGTCAGACAAATGCTTAGCCATAGGCCCATGTACTGACGCAATGCCATTCACCTGCAAAGCGGCGTGAAGAGCAGTGATATCACTAAAACCCACCACCCACTTCGGAAATCTCTTTATACCGGAATAATTAAGCTTATTGAGCATATGAACAACGCCATAACCTCCTCTTGAGCAAAAAACAAGCCTTACTGACGGATCGTCGAATGCTCTTTGCAAATCAGACATCCTTTCCTCTACAGAGCCGCTGAAACGCCCGTTTTCGCAAAGAGCGTTTTCACCTGTCTCAGGCACCAGCCCCCAGGATTCCAATATGGCAACTGCATCCCGTACAACATTTTCGTCAATGTTTCCCGCGGGAGACAAAATGATGGCTCTATCGCCGGATTGCAGTGATGGAGGACGTTTCATCCGTAAAAATCAGATCATTTATGCATCTATATTTGCGTAGGTGGCATTATCTTCAATAAACTCCCTTCGCGGAGCCACCTCCTCGCCCATAAGCATGGAGAATATAATGTCGGCATCGGCAGCATTCTCAATTGTAACCTGTTTCAGGGTACGGTGCTCAGGATTCATTGTTGTTTCCCAGAGTTGTTCTGCATTCATCTCTCCAAGGCCCTTGTAACGCTGTGTATGGATAGCGTTTTCGTTCCCTTCGCCATACTTGTCAATAAAAACCTGTCTCTGGCGATCGTTATAACAGTACTCCTCAATTTTGCCTTTTTTGCAAAGATAGAGTGGCGGAGTTGCTATATATACGTAGCCATTCTCGATGAGAGGCCGCATATAGCGGAAGAAAAATGTAAGAATAAGAGTGTCGATGTGGCTTCCGTCGACATCGGCATCGGTCATCAAAATAATCTTATGATATCTAAGTTTCTCAATATTGAGCTCCTTGGAGTCTTCTTCTGTTCCTATTGATACACCAAGAGCGGTATAAATATTCTTTATCTCTTCGCTCTCCAGTACCTTGTGCGGCATTGCCTTTTCCACGTTGAGTATCTTACCGCGCAATGGCAGAATAGCCTGAAACATGCGGTTACGCCCCTGTTTTGCCGTACCGCCTGCAGAATCGCCCTCCACAAGGAATATCTCACTCTGAACTGGATCTTTGCTAGAGCAGTCGGCCAACTTTCCTGGTAGGCCTGCGCCTGATAGAGGCGATTTGCGCTGAACCATTTCACGGGCTTTACGGGCGGCATGACGTGCTGTAGCTGCCAGGATAACCTTCTCAACAATCACCTTTGCCTCTCTTGGATGCTCTTCCAGATAATTTCTAAGAGCCTCTCCTGTTGCCTGATCCACGGCACCAATCACCTCACTGTTTCCCAGTTTTGTTTTGGTTTGTCCTTCGAACTGTGGTTCGGCAACCTTCACTGAAAGCACCGCGGTAATTCCTTCACGGAAGTCGTCGCCGCTTACCTCCACCTTCACTTTTTCAAGCATTTTGGAGTCTTCAGCATACTTCTTCAGTGTACGCGAGAGGCCTCTCCGGAAACCGGTCAGATGTGTTCCTCCCTCTATAGTATTTATATTATTTACATAAGAGAATATATTCTCATTATAGGTGTCGTTATATGTTAACGCTATCTCAATGGGAATTTCGTTTTTCTCCGTAACTATATGAATAGGTTCACTGATAAGAGGGTCTTTATTTTTATCGATATATCTGACAAACTCCTCCAGGCCCGTTTCGGAATAAAAGCGTTCTGCCTTGAACGACCCGTCATCCCTCACTACCCTTTTATCGGTAAGTGTCAGCGTTATGCCTGCATTCAAATATGCAAGCTCCCGGAGGCGGGTAGCTAGAATGTCATAGCGGTATTCCAATATTGTAAAAATGGAATTATCGGGTTTAAAGGTAATCACCGTGCCGGTCTCTTTTGTTTCGCCAACAATCTTCACATCTGAATAGGGCTTTCCCTGTGAGTATTCCTGTACATATATTTTACCGTTTATGTGAATCTCAGCCTTCAGATATATAGAAAGCGCGTTCACACAGGAGACACCCACACCATGTAGCCCTCCGGAGACCTTATAGGTTCCCTTGTCGAACTTACCACCTGCATGCAGGACCGTAAGCACCACTTCAAGAGCCGATTTTTTCTCTTTTTCGTGATAGTCTACCGGGATTCCGCGTCCGTTGTCTCTTACGGTAACAGAATTATCTTCATTGATAATCACATCTATTTCGGAACAATATCCGGCAAGAGCTTCGTCGATGGAGTTATCCACTACTTCGTACACCAGGTGATGAAGCCCCTTCTCGCTCACATCGCCGATATACATGGCAGGACGTTTACGCACTGCCTCAAGGCCTTCGAGTACCTGTATATTTTGCGCAGAATAACTTCCGCTTGCCGATTTTTTTTCTTCTTCTGACATTTCTTGATTTTTTGTTGAACTATCTCTCTATTCGTCAATTATGATGAGTTATACGGATATTTTTAATGAGAACAAAAGTACGAAAAATTTGTCTCTTCACCAACCATTTTTGGCTTTTTTTGAACTGGATTATATCACCGATAAAAGGTGATTAACTTAACTGAAAGCCTCATCGTTATTGGGTACGATGGTTGCTCTATTTCAATTACAACATGCAATGAAACACCCTTGCCCGTAGCTAATGGCTGGTGCCCATACCCCCCAAGCATGCTTTAACAACGGATGTTATCCATTCAATGCATACAACCAAAAAAAGCGGACTTTTTGTCCGCTTTTTTTGATAATCGTATTATGTAGATAACGATTTTTAAAATTCGTAATCAATTGCCGCCCTTTCGGTTCTTACTTTTACTATAAACTCCCCAACTGCGATATGTTCAGGGTGGCGGGCATAAATTTTCAGATCGTCCAGTGTTTCAAATTCGCTGTCGAGTAAAATATCATAATTGACGCACGAAGCTTCAACATGATTTATAAACACTTCCATCTTTCGGATTACCGGAATAACATTTTTCAGGGCCTCCAGCTTCTCCTTAATAATGATAGCATTGGCTTCTTTCGAGTTCCCTTCAGCCTCATCCGCCAGCTTGAACAACACCAAGTGTTTTATCATATCAACTCAGGCTATTCACATGAGCAGCTAATTTTGATTTCAGATTGCCAGCTTTATTTTTGTGAATAACACTGTTTTTTGCCAATTTATCCAACATAGAGCAAACTTCGGGGTACATCTTAATCGCCTCCTCTTTGGAGGTTACTGCACGTAATTTACGAACCTTGTTCCTAGTCGTACGAGATGCATACCTGTTGGTCAACCGGCGCAATTTAGTCTGTCTGATCCTTTTTTCTGATGATTTGTGATTTGCCATTCTCTTGATGCGTATGTTTAAATCTTTTTTATTAGTAGCCCATAGGGGAATCGAACCCCTCTTTCAAGAATGAAAATCTTGCGTCCTAGCCGATAGACGAATGGGCCATTACCGGGCGTTAACCCTATTGTTAAAATTATTACTACCCAAATTGCGGGTGCAAATATAGAACGATTTTCCCAAAACACAAAACTTTTCTCTTAATTTTCCAGCGATTATTCTGTTTTTTCTTTATGTCATGTGGTACTTACAGATAATCATGACATTTAACAAGGCTTATTTTATTACGGTATCGATCCTGGCGCCTGGCCTGTTCCGTGATGATAGCGTACTATGCCACTTTGGGCATTATCAAGACAGAGCTCAAAAAAAAAAGAACAAAAATCATATATCTAACGCCAGTGAAATACTTAGCTGTAATCTCAAAACAGCCGAAAGTTGAATTTATTATTTATAAAATTGGTTCATTCAAATATTTTATCTAATTTTGCAGCCCGGTATAAAGAATAAACAAAAATATAACATATACACAGGTGGAGTAACATGCACCGGGTTATTTTTACAATAACAAGTAATGGTAGCAAGTTTCATGCACCTTAAGAAAAAGTAGGACAATCGTATGAAAAGAACATTCCAACCCTCTAACAGAAAGAGAAAAAACAAACATGGATTCCGTTCCAGAATGGCTACGAAAAACGGAAGGAAAGTACTTGCCTCACGTAGAGCAAAAGGCAGAGCAAGATTAACCATTTCCGACGAATATTAAGAAATAACTCCATTGGTAAAACAGGAATGCGATCATCGTATTCCTGTTTTTTATTTATCCAGATCAGGAACTGTTTAATTCAAATTAATAACTCTTTTTGGTTTCTCTTCCCTCCTGCTCTCATTTTTTTTGTACATTTGTATCCATAAAAGCTTACGTACATTATTGTCAATTGTCATGGGCAAAAAACGAACTGAAAAAACTCTTTTTGACAACAGCATACTTAAAAATCTGCTGATAATCATTGCTTGCGGTGCACTGCTTGTTGTATTTGCGTTGCTATTCCTGAATATTTACACAAGACACGGACAGAATGTAGTGGTCCCCCCGCTTGAAGGGCTTCAGGCAGATGAGGCTAATGCCATCCTCAGGTCGAGGGGATTACATGCCGAAATAGTAGATTCCGTTTATGAACGCGATGCCGTTCCAGGAGCAATCATTGACCAGACACCAAAAGTAAACAATAAAGTAAAAGAAGGGCGCGCAATATATATTACAATATATTCAAAAACCCCACAAGAGGTTGCCGTGCCTGGATTGACAGACTACTCCAGCCGCCAGGCTGCGGCACTACTGAACTCTCTGGGCTTCACTCAGCTGTCAATTGTCGAGGTGCCTGCTGAATACTCGGGCCTGGTAAGGGCCGTTGAGTTCAGGGGAAAGACACTAGCCCCGGATGAGAAGGTACCCGCCGGATCACCGTTAACTCTGATTGTCACCAGTGGTGCACTCGCTGATTCACTGAAAGTGGATAATGAATATATTGTTCCTCCCGGGCATACAAACAATAATAACATGGTGCCGCCAGAAGGCGCTAAAATTGACGATTCATTTTTCTAAAAAAATTGTCTTGTGGCCGAAAACAATTTTGATGATCTCGATTTCCTGACAGAGGATGATGATAATATAACGGAAGACTCACGGAATGATGATCAAATGTATGAACACTATCGGTTTGTAGCAGATAAAGGACAAAATTTGCTGCGAATCGATAAGTTTTTGTCGGTACGCATTGAGGGTATTTCAAGGAACCGGATTCAGAAGGCTGCCGATGCAGACTCTATTCTGGTGAACGGAACAGCTGTAAAATCGAGCTATAAAGTTAAGCCGTTAGATGTAATCTCCATTGTGATGGACAGGCCAAGGCGTGAACTGGAGATCATCCCTGAGAATATCCCTTTGGACATTGTTTTTGAAGATGATGCGCTCATGGTCATCAACAAACCGGCAGGAATGGTGGTACACCCCGGACACGGCAACTACACAGGAACGCTAGTAAACGCAGTTGCATTTCATCTAAAACAGAAAGGAATTAAAGATGTAAATGACCCAAGACTTGGGCTGGTTCACAGAATAGACAAGGATACCTCGGGACTGCTTCTCGTAGCTAAAACACAGACGGCCAAAGCACATCTCTCTGCGCAATTTTTCAACAAAGAGACAAAACGGATATATGTTGCGCTTGTTTGGGGGAATATTGAAAAAGACAACGGCACCGTTGAAGGAAATATAGGACGCGATCCTAAAGACCGTATGCTTATGCGGGTTTTCCCTGATGGAGATCAGGGAAAGACAGCAGTCACCCATTACAGTGTTCTGGAACGATTCGGTTACGTAACACTGGTTCAGTGCCGTCTCGAAACAGGCCGCACACATCAAATACGTGTGCATATGAAACATATAGGGCATACTCTGTTTAACGATGAACGCTATGGTGGCAACGAAGTACTTCGCGGTACACGTTTTGCAAAATACAAACAATTTGTCTATAATTGTTTCGCAATTTGCCCGCGTCAGTGCCTTCATGCTGCCACTCTGGGGTTCAGACATCCGGTAACCAATGAGGAGCTATATTTTGAAAGTAAGATTCCGGAAGACATACAGGGAGTTATAGAGAAATGGCGTACATATACATTAATAAACACCTGAATAAAAAGATCAATTAATCATATGAAAAATGTTGCTATTGTTTGGGGAGGATACTCTTCTGAATTTATTATATCCGAAAAAAGTGCCGCAGGTATCAGCTCCTTCATCGATAAAGAAAAATACAATGTATATAATGTAAGGATCGACATGACATCGTGGAATGTTGAATTTAACGACAAAATGATCCCGATTGATAAAAACAGTTTCAGTTTTACCACAGAAGGAGATGTAGTTGCATTCGATTTTGCATACATTACCATTCACGGAGCCCCTGGGGAAGATGGGAAACTGCAAGGTTACTTCGATATGCTTGGCATCCCCTACTCCAATTGTGGCGTGCTTGCATCAGCGCTGACCTTCAATAAATTTGCATGCAACAATTTTTTGAAGAGTTTCGGAATTGAGGTGCCACCATCGGTAGTCATCAGAAAAAGAGACACTTCATGTGCAAACGAAATAATCAATGAATTGGGACTGCCTCTTTTTGTGAAGCCCAACATGGGAGGCTCCAGCTTTGCAACCACTAAAGTTAAAGAAGCATCTCAGCTGGAAAGCGCTATATATGAAGCCTTTTCGGAGGCGCCCGAGGTGATTGCCGAGCGCTTTATTAAAGGCTGTGAGGTAACCTGCGGCTGCTTTGAGACAGAAGATGGTATCACTGTGTTGCCATTGACCGAAGTGGTTACCACTAATGAATTTTTCGATTACAACGCAAAATATAAAGGCCAGGTTGAAGAGATCACTCCAGCAAGAATTCCAGATAATATTGCAAAAACTATCCGCGAGGAGACTAAAAAGATCTATCGGCTCATCGGCGCAAAGGGAATCATAAGGGCCGATTACATCATTTCGGGTGACAAGCCGGTTCTTCTTGAAGTTAACACTACTCCCGGGATGACCGAAACCAGCTTTATTCCTCAACAGGTTGCTGCAGCCGGACTCTCAATGAAAGAGGTATTGACGAATATTATTGAAACAGAACTTAATAAGGCAACAAAAAAATAAAGCTTCAAAACAAACGTTAGACAATGGAAATAACAACCAACCGTTTTGACGACATACGTCCGTTACTTGACAGTGAAGTACCTGAAACAATCTCTCATCTTATCTCCAACGATTATTTCAGGCGGACTGCAGAACCTTTTGTAAAACCTTATACATGGGAAGAGTTTTCTGTACTTATGGGAGGTTGTAAATCGAAAGACGACTTTCAACACTACATTATATATCCGGTAATGAAGCGGCTAATTGAAAAAACGACGAAAGAGATGTGCGGATTCGGCTGGGAAAAGATTAGTACTGACAGAAGCTGCATGTTTATCTCCAATCACCGGGATATTGTACTGGATGCTGCTTTCCTAAATATATTGTTTTTTGACAAGAGCATACCCACCACCGAAATAGCTATTGGAGACAACCTGCTAATCTATCCCTGGATAGAAGAGTTGGTACGGCTCAATAAAAGTTTTATCGTGAAGCGGGGGGTAAACGTTAGACAGATGCTGGAAGTATCAAAACATCTTTCAGACTATATCCACTATACCATAAGAGAACGGAATCAATCTGTCTGGATAGCACAGCGAGAAGGGCGTGCGAAAGACTCAAATGACAAAACCCAGACAAGCCTTCTCAAGATGCTCACACTTCATGACAGCGCCAATCCTTCCGATGCATTGAAGAAACTCAATATTGTGCCGTTGTCCATCACATACGAATTTGATCCATGTGATTATCTGAAGGCCAAAGAATATCAGCTTAAGCGTGATAATCCGGGACACAGGAAGTCCAAAGCCGATGATATAGAGAACATGATCGCGGGAATTATGGGTTACAAGGGTCGCGTGCATTTTCGTTTCGGAAATAATATCAATCGGTTCATCAGTAATTTATCCAGAGGTACCGGAAGAAACGAACTGCTCAATATTGCGGCTTCAGCAATTGATGATGAGATTTACAGAAACTACTCCTTTTTCCCTTTTAATTATGTTGCGTATGACCTCATGACGGATACCGGCACATTTGCCACGGAATACTCCGACGAAGATCGCTCGCGGTTTGAATCATACCTGCAGGGACAAATCAATAAAATAGATATCCCGGGCAAAGACGAATATTACCTGCGCGAAAAAATGATAGAGATGTATGGAAACACGGTTAAAAACAATCTGGAGACCCGTCATATTGAACCATAAACAGCTCTTTCTGGTTTCACTCCTTTTTTTCATCTTATCTGGATGCGACAAGGAGGTGGAACGTCTTGACGATTATCTGGTGGAGATTGCCACCGTACAGAAAGAAAACGCAACCTATCGTTTTAAACTCGATAACAATAGGATACTCATACCCGAAGAGATAAAAAACTACAGCGGCAATGATGGGCAGCGTGTGATTCTGAGATACGTTCCGCTAAAAGACAACAATATTAGGATTATCAACATCTCCAACATTTTTACAGCCGGAATTCAACATGAAGGATATCCGGAAAAGTATTCGGATGATCCTGTAAAAATACAAAGTGTGTGGGTAGGCAGTGATTATCTGAATCTTATACTTGAGATAGAATACCACAGCGTGCCACATGGAGTGGCACTGCTTCGAAATAACTCATCCACCTCGGTTGACCTCTATTTCAGTCATTCCAGGAACAACGATCCCAGGGGATACCCTCAAACTATGCATGCTTCTTTTTCGCTGAAGGACCTCCACTCCTTATCAAACACTTTTCCCGTTCCATTCCGCCTGTTTATCAACACCCACTCAGGAATGCGCGAGTTTTGGTTTGAATTGAAATAACTGTTTTCTCACTCAGATTTTGTAAAGGGCGGTATAGGATCCTCATCAATGGTAAAATCTATCGGCAGAAGGCATTTTACATTTACCTTCTCACCCCCATTCTCGCCTGGAATCCATTTTGGCATCAACCCCAGCACACGCACAGCTTCACTATCGAGTGAAGGATCAAGTCCTTCCACCACCTCAATATTGGAAATTGAGCCATCTGCGCCGACTATGAATGAGCAGAGAATTCTACCTTCAATCCCTTCTTGCCTTGCTTCACGGGGATAACGTATATTGTGTGAAATAAATGCACCAAGACCACTCTCACCGTAAGAATACTGAGGCATCTTATCCACAATTGTATAGATGTCGTTGTTTTCCATAATTGAGCGATCGGTTTTGGCGTAGTTGCGCGTTACCGTTGTCTTGGAAGCTTTGCTGGCTGCAATAGCATTTTTGTTCAACCTGAAATACATGGGAACATATGTTTCAGCCCGCACAATCTCCCCCCTGTGCCTTGCAGGACGCCATGGAGGCATTGCCTCAAGAATACGCAATGCTTCTTTATTCAACAACGAATCGGCACGATGAATTATGTTAAAATTTGAAAGGGTCCCATCTTTTTCCACAACAAAGGTGTAAACCACTAATCCCTGAGCATTACGTTCAACAGCTTCGGGCGGATACTTCAAGGTATTGAAAATAAAACGGTTCATCTCCCCCGATCCACCGGTAAA
Protein-coding sequences here:
- a CDS encoding NigD1/NigD2 family lipoprotein, yielding METRLKTIWRPVILNHKQLFLVSLLFFILSGCDKEVERLDDYLVEIATVQKENATYRFKLDNNRILIPEEIKNYSGNDGQRVILRYVPLKDNNIRIINISNIFTAGIQHEGYPEKYSDDPVKIQSVWVGSDYLNLILEIEYHSVPHGVALLRNNSSTSVDLYFSHSRNNDPRGYPQTMHASFSLKDLHSLSNTFPVPFRLFINTHSGMREFWFELK
- a CDS encoding energy transducer TonB; translated protein: MNLRKILLLAALFILAGSATVAHTCLMAQEPPISKSDRIFEDPDIIPMFTGGSGEMNRFIFNTLKYPPEAVERNAQGLVVYTFVVEKDGTLSNFNIIHRADSLLNKEALRILEAMPPWRPARHRGEIVRAETYVPMYFRLNKNAIAASKASKTTVTRNYAKTDRSIMENNDIYTIVDKMPQYSYGESGLGAFISHNIRYPREARQEGIEGRILCSFIVGADGSISNIEVVEGLDPSLDSEAVRVLGLMPKWIPGENGGEKVNVKCLLPIDFTIDEDPIPPFTKSE